In Paenibacillus phoenicis, one genomic interval encodes:
- a CDS encoding AAA family ATPase, with translation MNHDQAQTLLERLVHKVDRVIVGKKTEIELAVVAILSGGHILLEDVPGVGKTMLVRTLAACIGGSFGRIQFTSDLLPSDVTGVTVYHAQSGQFEFRPGPVFANVVLADEINRAAPRTQSALLEAMEERKVTIDGETRALPKPFLLLATQNPLEYEGTYRLPEAQLDRFLMRLTLGYPKPEQEVDLLGRMQDPPNLAELKPVLLPEEMALMQRQVRSVFVDDVIKRYMVGAADVSRRHPQIALGFSPRATLAWMGAAQAMAYYKGRSFVTPDDVKAVAPAVLTHRIVLRTEAKLDGVSGEKALAEVLAKVNVPIFARRAGASS, from the coding sequence ATGAATCACGATCAAGCGCAGACGCTGCTGGAGCGGCTCGTCCATAAGGTGGATCGGGTGATTGTTGGGAAAAAAACAGAGATCGAGCTCGCGGTGGTAGCGATATTGAGCGGCGGTCATATTTTGTTAGAGGATGTGCCAGGAGTGGGTAAAACGATGCTGGTACGCACGTTAGCTGCCTGCATCGGCGGGTCGTTTGGCCGCATTCAGTTCACGTCGGACCTGCTGCCGTCTGATGTAACCGGCGTAACGGTATACCATGCGCAAAGCGGTCAGTTTGAGTTTCGGCCCGGGCCGGTGTTCGCCAATGTCGTATTGGCCGATGAGATCAATCGGGCAGCGCCGCGAACCCAGTCGGCACTGCTGGAAGCGATGGAAGAACGGAAAGTGACGATCGATGGAGAGACGCGGGCTTTGCCGAAGCCGTTTTTGCTGCTGGCTACGCAAAATCCGCTGGAATACGAAGGAACCTATCGCCTCCCGGAGGCGCAGCTGGATCGTTTTTTGATGCGGCTGACGCTCGGGTATCCGAAGCCAGAGCAGGAGGTGGATCTGCTCGGGAGGATGCAGGATCCGCCTAATCTTGCCGAGCTGAAGCCGGTGCTGCTGCCGGAGGAAATGGCCCTCATGCAGCGTCAGGTGCGCAGTGTATTTGTGGACGACGTCATCAAGCGCTATATGGTTGGGGCGGCGGACGTATCCCGGCGCCATCCGCAAATCGCGCTGGGTTTCAGTCCGCGCGCAACGCTTGCCTGGATGGGGGCGGCGCAGGCGATGGCGTATTACAAAGGACGTTCGTTCGTCACGCCGGACGATGTGAAGGCGGTCGCGCCCGCTGTGCTCACGCACCGGATCGTGCTGAGGACGGAAGCGAAGCTCGACGGAGTCAGCGGGGAGAAGGCGCTAGCTGAAGTGCTGGCTAAGGTGAATGTGCCGATTTTTGCACGGAGAGCGGGGGCTTCGTCATGA